The DNA sequence TTGGTTCTTTTAGTCCAGGTTCGAATCCTGGTCGGACAACAAAGTTGAGGCATTAGCTTGCTTTGACGTTTAAGAGTAGATTTTAAAAAGTGTAGGGGGCTGCAGTCCCCTTTTTTTGTAAAAAAATATGATATCTCAAGAACAACTTATTAATTGGACAAATGATTGCATCAAAGACGAAAGCCTTTTTGTTGTTTCGGTAAAGATTAAAGACGACGACATAAGTGTTTTTATTGATGGCGACAACGGTGTTAGCATTGATAATTGCTCGGAAATTAGCTCTTGCTTGAATAAAATTTTAGAAGAAAACATATCCGACAATTATAACTTAACGGTTTCGTCGTACGGATTAGGCTCGCCGCTAAAATTAATAAGGCAGTACAAAAATCATATTAATGATGAAGTTGCGGTAGTATTGAAAAACAAAGAAAAAATTAGCGGTGTTATAAGCAAAGTTAATGATGAAAACTTTGAACTTATTGAAACCAAAAAAATAAAAAAAGAAATACAAACAATTACGCATTGTATCAATTACAACGACGTAAAAACAACAAAACAAATAATTAAATTTTAAATTGAAATAAAATGGCAGAAAACGAACATATCAATTTGGTTGATACTTTCGCCGAATTTAAGGAGTTTAAAAATATAGACAGAGAAGCGCTTATGCGTATTTTAGAAGATGTTTTCAGAAGTGTGTTGATAAAAAAATACGGTACCGACGAAAATATCGATATTATTGTAAACGTGGATAAAGGCGATTTGGAAATATGGCGTAAACGTTCAATTGTCGATGATGCCGATTTGGAAGATGAAACATTGGAAATTAAACTCTCGGAAGCTATAAAAATTGAGCCTGACTTTGAGATAGGAGAAGAAGTAATTGAGCCAATATATCTTTCCGAAATTGGTCGTCGCGAAATTCTTACTGTCCGTCAGATATTAGTCTCAAAACTACAGGAGTACGAAAAGGACATCATTTACCGAAAATACAAAGATAAAGTTGGGGAAGTTATTACCGGCGAAGTTTATCAGGCATGGAAAAATGAAGTTTTAATTCTCGACGATGAAGATATTGAACTTACACTTCCAAGAAGTCAGCAAATACCCGGCGACTTTTTCCGCAAAAACGACACTATCAGAGCCGTAGTTTACGATGTAGAAATGCGTAAAAATGTGCCAACAATAGTCTTGTCGCGTACAGCACCCATATTTCTCGAACGTTTGTTAGAATTGGAAGTCCCCGAAATTTACGACGGATTAATAAGCATTAAAAAAATAGTCAGACACCCCGGCGAAAGAGCAAAAGTAGCTGTTGAATCGTATGACGATAGAATTGATCCGGTTGGAGCATGCGTTGGTGTTAAAGGTTCTAGAATACATGGTATAGTTAAAGAACTTAGAAGTGAAAATATTGACATTATCAATTTCACAACCAACACGATTCTATACATTCAAAGAGCGCTTAGTCCTGCTAAAACAACTAAAGTTGTTATCGACGAAGAAAACAAAAGAGCAAACGTTTTTATGAAACCCGATCAAGTTTCTTTGGCGATAGGTAAGGGCGGACATAACATTAAACTTGCAGGCGAACTTACAGGTTATGAAATAGATGTATATAGAGATTCGGATAACGATACCGACTTTGAAGACGTTGAATTACAAGAGTTTAGCGACGAAATCGAACAATGGATTATTGACGACCTTAAGAGCATAGGTTGCGATACCGCAAAAAGTGTTTTGGAACTCAGTGTCGAAGAACTCGTTAGAAGAACTACTTTAGAAGAAGAAACTATTATTGAAGTTAGAAAGATTTTAAAATCGGAATTCGAATAAAAATCGTTCACTTTTTTAACAAAAATTAAAGTAATTTACAAATAAAGGTTTAATTGTATTACCTTTGCAAAATATTTAAAATAAATATAGAAAAGAATAGAGTATGGCAGAAGCATACAAGACAGTTAGATTAGGAAAAGCCGCTACAGAATTCAATGTAGGAGTTGATAGAGTTATTGACCTTTTGGTGAAAAATGGTTTCGAAGAGGAATTTAACTTTAACACTAAGCTTACAGCTGAAATGTATGCTCTTTTGGCAGAGACTTTCGCTCGCGACAAGGTTGCTAAAGAAAGCGCTCAATCAATTAAACTCGAATACACCGAGCTAAAAGATAAGCAAAAGGAAGAGAGTGCTGAGAAAACAAAAGAAACCAAAGAAGTTGTCGACGAAACTCCAGCCGAACCTACCAAAGAAGTTAAAGCTGCCAAAAAGAAAGAGGAAACGCCTAAGTCGGATGCGCAACCCGAAACAGATGTAAAGCCCGACGATAGCAAAGAAGAGGCAGAAAGCAAACCAAAAACTCAAACCACAAAGAAAAAAGCTACAGTAAGCAAAAAAGATAAAGAAAAAACTGAAGTTGCTACTCCTGATACAGAAGATGCTAAATCTGCTACACCAGCTGCTGATAAGGCAGAACAGGAAAAACCAGAAGTTGTTGCCGATACAGATAAAGTTGATGGTGAAGCTACTGACGAAACTGTGATTGTTGCTGCAGAATCGGAAAGCATTGAGACAATTCGCGGACCAAAAGTATTAGGTAAAATTGATATTGATCAATTTGCCAAACCTAAGGGAAAAGCAAAACCGGAAAAGAAATCGGCGAAAGAAGTTGCTAAAGCTGAAAAGGTAGATAAAAAAGCTGAAAAAGCTGAAAAAGTTGAAGAAAAGGATTTAGAAAAAGATAAACAAGCTACTGAAGAAAAGGCGGAAGTTAAGGCAACTGAAAAAGAACCGGCAGAAAAACCCGCACCGACTCCCATTTCACAACCTGGTGTTTATTCTAAAGATGATGACAATTTTATCAAAACACGTTTCAAAAAATTAGAAGGACCGAATATTATCGATAAAATTGAATTACCCGAAAAGCCTAAAACGTCAAGAAAACCTGTAGCTTCATCTTCGGATGCCGACGATAAGAAAGGTAAAAAACGTAAACGTAAAAGAGTTAGCAAAACTAAAGTCGATACGACCACTGTTACGCCAATTAGTAACGATACAGCCGTAAAAGAAAAAGGCAAACATAAAGAAAAGCCTTCGAGCAGAAGAAAATCAAGAGAAGAGCGTAAGCCCGAACTAACCGACGAAGAAATCCAAAAGCAAATTAGCGAAACACTTCAACGTTTGAGTGGAACAACAAAATCTAAATCGTCGAGGTATCGTCGTGAAAAACGAATAGCCGCACATCAGCAGAAGCAAGAAGAACTTGCACAACAAGAATCGGAAAGCAAAGTGCTTAAAGTAGTTGAGTTTATTACCGTCAATGATTTGGCTAACCTTATGGACGTGCCTGTTACCGAAGTTATTTCAAAATGTATGAGTTTTGGCGTGTTTGTTTCAATAAACGAACGTTTAGATGCCGAAACCATTACTATATTAGCCGATGAATTTGGCTTTAGCGTTGAATTTGCCAGCACCGATATTCAGGAACTTGCAATTGTTGAAGAAAACGTTGGCGACCCGACAAAGGTTACTTCGCGTACACCTATCGTTACTGTAATGGGTCACGTCGACCACGGTAAAACTTCTCTGCTTGACTATATCAGAAATGCCAACGTTGTAGCAGGCGAAGCCGGTGGAATTACACAACACGTTGGAGCTTACGAAGTTAAGTTAAAAAGTGGTAACAAAATCACATTTATAGATACTCCCGGTCACGAAGCCTTTACAGCTATGCGTGCTAGAGGTGCCAAAGTAACCGATATTGTTATTATTGTTATCGCTGCCGATTCCGGCGTTATGCCCCAAACCAAAGAAGCTATAAACCATGCTAAGGCAGCAGGTGTGCCAATTATTTTTGCTATAAATAAAATAGATGTGCCTGAGGCTAAGCCTGAAAA is a window from the Lentimicrobiaceae bacterium genome containing:
- the nusA gene encoding transcription termination factor NusA, coding for MAENEHINLVDTFAEFKEFKNIDREALMRILEDVFRSVLIKKYGTDENIDIIVNVDKGDLEIWRKRSIVDDADLEDETLEIKLSEAIKIEPDFEIGEEVIEPIYLSEIGRREILTVRQILVSKLQEYEKDIIYRKYKDKVGEVITGEVYQAWKNEVLILDDEDIELTLPRSQQIPGDFFRKNDTIRAVVYDVEMRKNVPTIVLSRTAPIFLERLLELEVPEIYDGLISIKKIVRHPGERAKVAVESYDDRIDPVGACVGVKGSRIHGIVKELRSENIDIINFTTNTILYIQRALSPAKTTKVVIDEENKRANVFMKPDQVSLAIGKGGHNIKLAGELTGYEIDVYRDSDNDTDFEDVELQEFSDEIEQWIIDDLKSIGCDTAKSVLELSVEELVRRTTLEEETIIEVRKILKSEFE
- the infB gene encoding translation initiation factor IF-2, producing the protein MAEAYKTVRLGKAATEFNVGVDRVIDLLVKNGFEEEFNFNTKLTAEMYALLAETFARDKVAKESAQSIKLEYTELKDKQKEESAEKTKETKEVVDETPAEPTKEVKAAKKKEETPKSDAQPETDVKPDDSKEEAESKPKTQTTKKKATVSKKDKEKTEVATPDTEDAKSATPAADKAEQEKPEVVADTDKVDGEATDETVIVAAESESIETIRGPKVLGKIDIDQFAKPKGKAKPEKKSAKEVAKAEKVDKKAEKAEKVEEKDLEKDKQATEEKAEVKATEKEPAEKPAPTPISQPGVYSKDDDNFIKTRFKKLEGPNIIDKIELPEKPKTSRKPVASSSDADDKKGKKRKRKRVSKTKVDTTTVTPISNDTAVKEKGKHKEKPSSRRKSREERKPELTDEEIQKQISETLQRLSGTTKSKSSRYRREKRIAAHQQKQEELAQQESESKVLKVVEFITVNDLANLMDVPVTEVISKCMSFGVFVSINERLDAETITILADEFGFSVEFASTDIQELAIVEENVGDPTKVTSRTPIVTVMGHVDHGKTSLLDYIRNANVVAGEAGGITQHVGAYEVKLKSGNKITFIDTPGHEAFTAMRARGAKVTDIVIIVIAADSGVMPQTKEAINHAKAAGVPIIFAINKIDVPEAKPEKIKEQLSEMNILVEDWGGKYQSQEISAKKGINVDLLLEKVLLEAEMLELKANPTLLASGTVIEAMLDKGRGYLSKCIVEDGTLRVGDFVVAGTVCGKIRSMFNERNAQVKEVLPGSPISILGLNGAPQSGDKFIVMRDEREAKNLANQRLQLSREVGLRTQKHVTLDEIGRRIAIGDFKELNLIVKGDVDGSIEALSGSLLRLSNPEVQVNVIHKSVGAITESDVSLAIASNAIIIGFQVRPTPNARRLAEKEEIDIRIYSIIYSAINEIKQAIEGMLAPEIEEKIVCNIEVREVFHISKVGTIAGCMVLDGKVNRNTKIRVIRDGIVIHTGTLGSLKRFKDDVREVSAGYECGLNIANFNDVIVGDIIEGYEEIEIKRKL